TCTCACGCACACTTTGCAGCAAACCAATGTCTGCACCATCAAAGTTGGCTTTTTCTATAACGAAGTTATTGAGAAGCGCCATCCAAGTTGAGAAGGCGATGGGTACGATAATAGAAACGAGCAGTAAGAAGTTTTGCGGTGTTTTCCAACCTTGGCGGTTTGCGGTCATGATCTGTCCCTAGTTTTAACGTGAATAAGCCCAGCGCGGCCGATTCAGAACAGTCGTCATCATACTCCGCTGGCATCGAAAGGTGAAATAATTGTTACAAAAGGTATCGGTGGGAAGAAAAGGATAAAAAGCCCCCCGAGATGGACAATCTTCGGGGGGCTCAATCGACTTCGAACAGTGAGGAATAGAGGCTCTGCTACTTCGCTTTATCCAAATCTGCGAGTAGGGTTTCAACCGCGACTTTCAGTTGTCTGTCGTAATTTTTGGCCATGTCTTCCGGTGAGTTATAGACCAACACATCCGGAATCACCTCTTGGTTTTCAAACCACTGCCCTTGGTCGTCTTTAAAACCAAGTTGAGGCACACCATAGACGAGTCGAGACTCTTGCTGAGGCTCCCACAACACCGCCGTGCCCGTACCCGGCACACGTTCACCGACCAATTGGCCAATGCCTTCACGCTTGTAAAAATAGGGCACAATCGAGCCATCAGAATAGCTCGCCGCATTAGCCAACATGATACTCGGCTTCGCCCAGCGACGCTCAGGGAAAGTCGACAACTGATAGCCGTCACGTGTGACTTGGGCGCTGTGGCGCGTACCGGAGAGCACTTCCATGAGCTGGTCGTGCAAATTGCCGCCCATGTTGTAGCGAATATCGACAATCACACCCTCTTTGTCGTTGTATTCACCAAACAACTCATTGATCAACCTTTCGTAAGCGGTCGGTCCCATCTCTGGCACATGAACGTAACCCAAGCGCCCGTCAGACCACTGCTCCGTCAGCGCTTTGCGCTCGTCGACCCAACGCTCGTAGGCCAGTTCCGCCTCGCGGCTTAGATCAATCGCCACCAATTGAGTCTCTTGCGGCTCTTTTTCGCCCGGACTCAGCACATTCAGACGCACCATTTTGCCAACTTTGCCATCCAGTAGCGGATAAATGTTCATCTCTGGCGTGATCTCTTGACCATCTACCGAGTAAATAATGCTGCCCGGTTTGATGATGGTCTGATAGGTATCAGCAGGGCCCGCAGGCAGCACGGCCTTAACACGCACCCCTTTTCCACGGTAGTTGTCATCATAGAAAAGCCCTAAAGAAGCTTGTTCTGGCCAGCCAGATTTTCCGTCTAAGAAGAACGCGCCAGTGTGTGAGGCATTGAGCTCACCCGACATTTCACTCAGCAGCTCGGCGAAATCTTGGTAGGTACGGATTCCTGCCAAATGCTTGCGATACGCTTCGCCGTAAGCGGCCCAATCCACGCCATGCAGCCCTTTATCGTAAAACTTGCTTGCGGTTAAACGCCAAGCATGGTCAAAAATGTACGCCACTTCTGCGCTAAAGTCGTAATTGGCTTCAGCTTGGTAGTCGACATAGTTGGATTCGCCGCTGGGCAAATGAAGTTCTTCAATGCCGTGATCGCCAATCAGCACCAGTGTCTCACTGTCTGGCTCCATTTCGATCGCTCTCACCTCTTCCGCAGCACGAGTAAACAACACTTCGGTGCTGCTATCTTCAATCATGATCTTAGTGAACTCGACGCTGTCGCCAACTTGGTTTGCCACCAACAGCGCTTTGTTATCACGCGAGAGGTAGGTAAAGCGTGGCGACATGGAGTACGGCGTGATGCGGTAAGTACGATGCTTGAGTCCGCGCGGCTCAACCTGTGTCTCCATCGGCATGGCTTGCTCGCCCTCTTCGCCCTTGTCGAGCGCGATTTCTCGATCAAGCCACTTCTGCTCTTTACTTTTCTTCAGCTCATAATCGGCCTTTTGGTTGAGCACCGTAACGTAGACATCCGACTGTACTGCCCAATCGTCGATATCACGCAGGCTATTTCTGTCGGTTAACCAGTAGACCATCTGTCCATCGGCGCTAAATTTCGGCTCACCTTCTACAAAACCGCTGTTGGTGATCTGCACTGGCGCTTCGCTGCCGTCGGCTTTCAGCAGCACGATATCGGCGTTGTAAACCGCGCGGTTACGCGTCACCAAGTATTGGCTGTCGGGCGACCATGCGTAGCTTAGATCTTGGTCATAGTAGGAATAGAGCTGGGTATCATTGAGTAACACATAGTGTTTATCTTCTTCCAGATTGTAGACTTTAAGCGTGTTGCTGTTTTCACGGTACGCCAGCTTTTTGCCGTCAGGCGAGTAGAGTGGCTGAGTTTGATCAACTGGCTCATCCGACAGTTGCTCTTCTCGCACATCCAGTGAAGTGGAAAAGCTCTTGCCCGTATCGTTAACATAACTGTGGAAGATATCCCAGTTGCCATGGCGTTCTGAAGCGTACACCAGCGACAAACCGTCAGCCGAGAAAGAGACATTTCGCTCCGCTTGCGGGGTTTTGGTGATGCGTTTGGTTGCCCCCGACAGCAGCGACACGGTATAGACATCGCCACGGGCCACTATCGCCACTTCAGGCGCCACTGGCGAAACCGCGATTTCTGTCGCTTCATAATTGAGATTAACGAAGTGTTTGCCTTGCCCGAGAAACACCTGACGGATATTGACCTCAACTGGCTTAGCAGCGGACTCACTCGCCGCTTTATGCCAGATCTGCCCGTCAAAACCGTAGGCGAGATCGCCCTGTTGACTGGTTGAAAGAAAACGCACAGGCAAAAACTCGTGCTGAGTGATTTGCACTGGTTTATCCGCTTCATTCAACCCTTTTTGCCAAATGTTGAAGCTGCCTGAGCACTCCGACAAATAGTAGAGCGACTGCCCATCGGCAGACCAAACGGCATCGCGATCTTCACCGCGGTATTGCGTGATACGGCTATGCTTGCCGGTTTGTGGATCAAAGCGCCAGATGTCGCGCGCTGCCTCAGAGACATCGCGTTTACGCCATTGCTGTTCCATCGGGGATGGCAGATCGGTATAGAGATACTGGCCATTTTGCCCATTGATGGACAAACTGCTGAGCGGATTCGACAGCATCAACTTTTCTCGCCCACCCTCTGCATTCACCGCATACAGCTGCGCAGACGCGGTGCCGGCAAAGCCATTGTTCACACTGGCATCGGCATCGCCCAAACGCGCTGAGCTGAAATACACCTGTTTGCCATCGGCGCTGAAAGCGTAAGGCACATCTTTGCTGAAGTGGTAAGTTAAACGCTTCGCTTCGCCACCGCGTAATGAGGTGATGAACACGTCACCCGGGCCAAAGCGATCAGCAGTAAAAGCTATCGACCGACTGTCTGGCGACCAAACTGGGTGCTCGCTGTAGCTGTCAGCCGAGGTCAGCGGCTGTGCATCGCCCCCTTGCGAAGGCACTAACCAAATCTGTCCGGCATAGGTAAAAGCGATATGTCGGCCATCTGGCGACAAGGCAATATCGCGCATCCAAGTTGGGGATGGCATTTCGGTCTTTGGAACAACACTTTCCTGAGCAACGCTCATCATTGGGCAAGCGAGAGTCATCGCCAACACCACGGAGCTAGGAGTAAAACGTCGCAATTGCATCAGTTTTCCTTATTACTTTTTAGTTATTTAATGTGCCCTGTTGATTCAACAGTGACACGGCATCCTATTACAGAACAAAATCTTTCTGAACAAAAAAATGGCCACAAAAAATAGTGCAACTGCTCACTTATCAGCCAAGCCTCCAATAACTCTACTGAAATCTCCGCAAACCTCGGCGATTTTCCTTAGTTTTTTCTGAAATCAAGTCACTCAATTTATTAACAAAAAATCTGGTTTTTATGATTTTTTCTAGTTAGATTGGTTAAAAAAACAACAAACAAGGAGAAAAGCATGGAAATTATCGTTCGTCCGACTTGCGTTGATGACGCGCAAGCACTGGTGGAACTCTACTCACAACCGAAAGCGCAACGTGAAACCCTGCAACTCCCAAAACCGTCAGTAGCAATGTGGAAAGAGCGCTTATCGAATATTCCCGCCGGAGTGTATAGCTATGTTGCGGTTGTCGATGGCAAAGTGGTCGGCAATATCGGCTTTCACCATTCTCAACGCCCGCGCACCGCGCACACAGCCTCATTTGGCATTGGCGTGCATGACGATTACCACGGTTTGGGGATTGGCAGCAGGTTGATCGAAACGGTGACTGAGCTGGCAGACAACTGGCTTAACGTTCACCGCATTCAGATTGAAGTCAACAGCGATAACGAAAAAGCCATCGCCCTGTATAAGAAACATGGCTTTGTGATTGAGGGAGAAGCGGTGGATGCGTCATTTCGCGATGGCCAGTTCATCAATACTTACATCATGGGGCGCATTCGCCAGCGTGCTAGTTAAGACGCAAGCATAGGTTATCAAGGCCAGCCGTGCTGGCCCTGTTTTTGTCAGGCGGCCAAGCTCTGCCAGCGCGGATTGCGCTGCAAATAATGCTTCACATAGCTGCAAATAGGCACCACTTTGTAGCCAGCTCGCTCAATTTCAGGCAGTACCGCTTCCATCAATACTTTACCGTATCCCTTCCCTTGCAGGGCCTCTGGCACCTTAGTTGAGGTAATGTGCATCACCCCATCGACCAGTTGGTAAGCGAGCGTGGCATAGTACTCTCCTTCCAAATGCACGCTGTAACGTTGACTTTTCTCATCATGAGTGACGTTATTCACACTATTCCTCCAAAATTTCAGGTATTTATCATTGAACATGTTAATCCCCCTGAATAAAATTCCCAATCGAAATATGCGCGAATACCATTTGGGGCATACGCTTAGTGTATGCGAGAAGGCAGTGACACAATTCTGCCGAATCTCTCGGGCTGCTCTATCAGGAATCACAACAATAAATGACGTTTTCTATGGCGAGAATTCAAGGACGTAGTCCGTCGGTACAACAGAGCAATCAAACGCACAACGTATCCACTTTAAACAGTACGGACGCACTGGCGATGGTTGAGCATGGCAGTGAGATGACGCTGAACGTCACGACACCTGTCGGCATCAAGTTTTTAACCACAAGTAAGTTCATCGGTTCGCATTCGAACAATGCGATCTTGATCGAGGTGCCACAGATCTCGGATGAAGATCTGCGCTTTTATTTTCAAGCAGGTTTTTGGATCAATATCAAAGCGCTGTCGCATCGCGGTGAAGGGGCGATCATTCAGTTTCGTAGCCAAATTTCCTACCGCTTAGGCGACCCATTCCCGCTGCTGGTACTGAGTGTGCCGAGCACCATGCAGGTGTCGCAGCTGCGCAAAGAGATCCGCTATGAAGTAAACCTTAGCGCGAAAGCCTATTTGGGCGAGATTGGCGTGGATTGCGAAATACGCGATCTCTCCCGTGGTGGCTGCCGATTTATTACTACGCCGATGAGCCGCACTTTCCAAGTAGGCGAAGAAGTGTCGCTCGATATTGTCTTAGGCAAAAATGGCGGCGTGACGCTCGCCCCGCTTAAAGGCAAAGTGTGCAACTTGCAACGCTCGACCCACTACGCACGCTACGGAGTGGAATTTGATGACTACGGCAAAGTCAACGCCAAGAGCCTGCTCAGCCACCTCACCTTCGATGGCACCAAACTGAAGCTAAGAAGCTAAGAAGCTAAGAAGCTAGATGATAAAAAACCGCCCATATTTGTGGCGGTTTTGTATTTTACAGCACGTGGATTTTACAGACGGAAGAAGCTTAACTGCTCTTTCTGTTTTTCAGCTAGATGTGAAAGCTCGGTGGAAACAAGCACCACCTCTTCTGAAACACACGTCAATTGTTCGACTGTGTGATACAAGTGTCGAATTCGCCAGAGAAGACAAAGTAAAGGGCCACTTTGTGACCCTTGAAAGATTTATTTACGCAATGCGTTGAGCTTCGCTTGGGCGATACCAAAGATGGTATCGATCGGGTAGCTGCCATCGTCGGTCGGCTCACCAGCCCGTTTGCCAGTGAAGATTTCAATCGCTTCGGTGACGTGCTCAATCGCCCAGATGTGAAACTCCCCTTTTTCTACTGCGCGCACAATGTCCGGGCGCAGCATCAAATTATGCACGTTCGAGCGCGGGATGATCACGCCTTGCTGCGGATGACGTCCTTTGATCACACACACATCAAAGAAACCTTCGATCTTCTCGTTCACGCCGCCAATCGGCTGCGATTCACCAAACTGGTTCATGGAGCCGGTGATCGCAATATCCTGACGGTTTGGCTGTTTAGAAAATGCCGATGCCACCGCGCACAACTCCGCCATACTGGCACTATCACCATCCACACCACCGTATGATTGTTCAAAGGTGATCGTGGTGGTTAACGGCACACGCGCGTTACGGCCAAACACCGACGACAGATAGGCAGAGAGGATCATCACCCCTTTGGAGTGAATGCTGCCGCCAAGATCGACACTGCGTTCAATGTCGATCACTTCGCCATCACCATAACACGTGGTGGCCGTAATGCGGTTGGGTGCGCCAAATGCATGGTCACTGGTGCTGATCACAGACAGCGCGTTGACCTGACCGACCGCTTTTCCCTCGGTACGGATCAAGGTGGTGCCGTTGATAAAGCCTTCCATCACCATGTCTTTTAAGCGGCTCACACGCATCTCTTGATTGCTCAGCGCCTCCTCCACATGACCGATGCGGATCATGTTGGAATTGGACTGTTTCGCCACGTAGTTCGACTCACGAAGCAGATTGGCGATGTGCGCCGAATGCAGAGAAAGCTTGCCCTGATCAGCGACGATACGCGAACTGTGCTCGATGATGCGCGCAATGGCTTTTTTATCGCAATGCAGCATGTTGTTGTCATGCACCACGCTAGAGATAAACCGCGCGTAGTGAAGCTCGGATTCCGGAGTGCGTTTCATCTCGTCTTCGAAATCGGCAGTGACACGAAACAGTTCGCTAAACTCAGGATCATAGTGTTGCAGCAGTTGGTAAGTGCGATAGTCACCAAACAAAATGATCTTAATATCCAGTGGGATAGGCTCTGGATCAAGCGATACCGCGCCAGTCAGCGTGACCTCTTTTTCCAGTGACGTAAAACTGAGTTGGCGTGAGCGCAGCGCTCGTTTTAGGCCATCCCAAACGTAAGGCTGTTCGAGCACTTTTTGCGCATCCATCAGCAATACGCCGCCGTTAGCTTTGTGCAAACTGCCTGCACGAATCAGCGAAAAGTCGGTAAACACCGTGCCTTTAAAAGTCGCCGTTTCAATCGAGCCAAACAGAGTGTGATAGTTGGGCGTCTCTTCCACCACAATCGGAAACTCGTCGGTTTTGCGGCTGACCAATACGTTCACTTTGTAACGACGTGGCAACTTTTTATCCAGCGCCGCCGAGGCGATTTCCCCTTGCTCACCGCTCTCTTCCAAAAAGATGTCAGCGTTCTCGATGATGTCTTTTTGCAGCTCAGTGAGATAGGTTTTGATCTCCGGATACTGTGAATAGTCGAGTTTGAGCTGCTTGATAAAGTGGGTGATCACATCCCGCGTTACATCATCATTGAGCTTTTTGATCTTCTCTGTATACGCCTCTTCCCACTCAGTAAGCTGGCGCACCATGGAGCGCAGACTCACTTCAAGTTCATCAATGCTAGCGCCAAAGCTCTCTTGTTCTTTGCGACTCAGCGCATCAAAGGTTTCTTCGGTGTGCAGCTCTTCGCCATTCATCGCAACAAACTGATAATCACCCTGCGTGGTAATCGTAAGGCTAATGCCTTTCTCTTTGGCATCTTTGGAGATGCGTTCCAGCTCCGCTTCTTGCTTTTGCGCCAACTGATTTTTCAGTTTGTCGGCGCGGCTGAAATACATTTCATTGTCAAACGCCAACGGCATCGCATTGACTAACTTAGTCATCAGCTTTTCGATGTCGTTACGAAAACGTACCCCGACACCTTGAGGAAGTTTAAGCACTTTCGGCGTGCGGATATCTTCAAAATTCGCCACATAGCACCAATCGTACAGCGCGCTGGCATCGTGAGGATGACGATTGAGGTAGCGCAGAATCATGGTGCGTTTACCCAAACCGTTCTGGCCGATGGCGTAAATGTTGTAGCCTTTCTCCTTGATCGACATAGCAAACTCGACCGCTTTTTGCGCGCGTTCTTGTCCGACTATCTCATCGATCGGCGTCAACTCTTTGGTTGACTTACATGGCAGTTGTTCTAATTCAGCCACAGAGTAAAGTTGGTCTGCGGTAAGTCTTTGAATCGCCATACCTGCCTCCTTGTTCTTGTTGTTGTCTTGTTACCCTAAGCCCGAACAATGTGGTCATTGAGCGTTCTGTCGAGATGGTTGGGCGTATCTAGCTTCACAGTACATCAAGTCTAGTTGGATTTAATAGGATTTTTAGTGACTTAACCTACAGCCCCGCGCAACTGGCGATATTTCCACCAAGCTGGCTCACTAGTTTATGCTTTTGATACCCACTTGCAATTGATAATAATTTTCATTTAAACTTATGGAAATTATTTTGCTGAGGATTGAGACAGTGGATGTGGAACAATGTTGGATGCGCTACCTCAAAGCGCAAGAGCTGATGGAACAAGGCCACTGGCCGGAAGCGCACCATTTGTTTAACGATGTGCTTTCACATCTGCCTATGCATATTCAATCTGCAACCGAGGCCTGTTCACTCAAGCCCTGCCAGTTTGCCTGCCTGCTGAGCGGGCTGCGGGACGCCAGCATCGCGCAATCTGAAATTTATAACCGCATGGGGTTGCATCACGATGCTTTCAGCACTCTCAATCAAACCTATGCGTTGTTTCAGTTCCTCGCTTTGGAATCGGGCGAGTTGATTGACCGTTTACGCTCCACTCTGGTTCAACATACCGACGCGCTTCTTTCTTACATGACGGCTTTCTGCCGCGCCCAACGCAACGCGCACTGGATGCTGGAGTTGGAACACGTCAGCCACGCGCATGCTCAGTTTTCGGCGCTCCATCATTACTCAGAGGCTGCTCAAGTGGCCAGAGTGCTCAATTAAGACAAGGAATTTCAATGTCATCGCAAACCATTCTCACGGTAGAGAATCTCTCCGTCAGCTTTACCACCAATGACGGTATCGTGGATGCTGTAAAAAGCGTCACTTTCCAGCTCCGCGCAGGAGAAACGTTGTCGATTGTTGGCGAATCTGGTTCCGGAAAATCGGTCTCTTCCAGCGCCTTAATGAAGCTTTTGCCTAACAACGCCATTATCCATCCAGACTCTTCGATTGTTTTTGAAGGTCAAGCGATCTTAGAAAAAAGTGAAAAAGAGATGCGCGCCATTCGCGGCGATCGTATCGGTATGATTTTCCAAGAGCCGATGACTTCGCTCAACCCCTATTTACGCGTCGGCATTCAAGTCGCCGAAGCGATCATGTGCCATCGTCCCGTTTCGCCCAAGCAAGCCAAAGCGAGAGTGCTGGAGCTGTTTCATCTGGTGCATTTGCCGAATCCACAGCAAGCCTATAGCAAGTTCCCTCACGAATTTTCGGGTGGTCAGTTGCAACGCATTATGATCGCCATGGCGCTGATCAACGAGCCTGATATTTTGATCGCAGATGAACCCACCACAGCTCTGGATGTGACGGTACAAGCGGAAGTGCTGCAACTGATCAAAGAGATCCAAGCCAAAATGGGCATGGCGATATTGTTCATCACCCACGATCTTGGCGTAGTGAAGCACTTTGCGGACCGCGTGCTGGTGATGTGCAAAGGCGAAGTGGTGGAACAAGGTGAAACGGCGACGCTGTTTGACAATCCGCAACACGATTACACCAAGATGTTGATCAACGCTATCCCGAAAGGGAGCAAAACCGCGGTGGATGAACAAGCGCCCATGCTGCTCAAAGCAGAAGATATTCGAGTGCAGTTTCTCACCAAACCTCACTTCATCCCTAGCCGCTGTGAGTATTTTGAGGCAGTCAAAGGCATTTCGCTGCAACTCAAACGCGGTGAAACCTTGGGGATTGTTGGCGAATCCGGTTCGGGAAAATCGACCTTAGGCCGCGCTTTGATTGGCCTACTGCCTTGCACTGGGCACATTGAGTTTCAAGGTAACGATCTCAATCAGATCAGTGCCAAGCAACGTTTTGAGCTGAAGAAAGAGATGCAAATGGTGTTTCAAGATCCCTACGGATCGTTATCACCACGCATGACAGTCGGCGAGATCATCACCGAAGCGCTCACCGTACATCGCCCCCAAATGAGCAAAGCCGAACGGATGCAACGAGCCCGTGAAGCGCTCAAAGAAGTGCGCTTAGAGCCAAACGCGATTAACCGCTACCCGCACGAGTTCTCTGGTGGTCAGCGTCAGCGCATCGCCATTGCCCGCGCCTTGATCCTTGAGCCGTCGTTTATTTTGCTCGATGAACCGACCTCAGCGCTCGATCGCTCGGTGCAGTTAACCGTAATTGATCTACTCAAAGATTTGCAGCAAAAACACAATATCGGTTATCTGTTTATCAGCCACGATCTGTCGGTGGTTAAAGCGCTTTCAGATCGCGTGTTGGTGATGCAAAAAGGCGAAGTGATGGAACAAGGAAGCGCCGAGGCGATTTTCCATCATCCACAAAGCGACTACACCAAGAAGCTGATCAGCGCCTCATTTGATCTCGATAGCCAACTCAAAGTGGAGGAAGTGGCCTAGCGTCATCTGTTTGTCGCAATTACACATTACTATCCAAACCAGCAGATTAAATAACAACGTCAGTCATCGTTACAACAAGCAAAAAAACAGAAGTATTAAAATGTAGGTATAGCTACCTTCGGCATGGCCGCCGACCCGTCAGTTGTCTGAGGCTTAGCAGACGCTGACAAAAATGCCGCGACACTGTCGCGGCATTTTCACTTTCTCGCGGGCTTAAGCTGGGCTGAGCTCACGGATCCCCATGTTGAACAGAGTGAAGGCGTATAAGTCTGCCGAAAGATCGATCATCTTACTCATTGGCATTCCCGCACCATGTCCCGCATTGACATCAATACGGATCAGAACAGGATTGTCTCCCGCCTGCTTTTGCTGTAGCTGGGCGATAAACTTGTAGGAATGGGCAGGCACAACGCGATCATCGTGATCGGCGGTGGTCACCAGAGTCGCCGGGTAATGTACACCCTCTCGCACGTTGTGCACCGGTGAGTACCCCAGCAGGTAGCGGAACATCTCTTCACTTTGCGCCGAAGTGCCGTAGTCATATTTCCAACCTTCACCAGAAGTAAAGGTGTGATAGCGCAACATATCCAACACCCCCACCGCAGGCAGTGCGACCTTAAACAGCTCGGGCCTCTGCGTCATACATGCGCCAACCAACAAGCCACCATTGGAGCCGCCGCGAATCGCTAAATGCGCACTGTCGGTGTACTGCTGTTCAATCAAGTATTCGGCCGCCGCGATGAAGTCATCAAACACGTTTTGCTTTTGCATTTGCGTGCCGGCGTTGTGCCATGCTTTCCCATATTCAC
This Vibrio navarrensis DNA region includes the following protein-coding sequences:
- a CDS encoding S41 family peptidase codes for the protein MQLRRFTPSSVVLAMTLACPMMSVAQESVVPKTEMPSPTWMRDIALSPDGRHIAFTYAGQIWLVPSQGGDAQPLTSADSYSEHPVWSPDSRSIAFTADRFGPGDVFITSLRGGEAKRLTYHFSKDVPYAFSADGKQVYFSSARLGDADASVNNGFAGTASAQLYAVNAEGGREKLMLSNPLSSLSINGQNGQYLYTDLPSPMEQQWRKRDVSEAARDIWRFDPQTGKHSRITQYRGEDRDAVWSADGQSLYYLSECSGSFNIWQKGLNEADKPVQITQHEFLPVRFLSTSQQGDLAYGFDGQIWHKAASESAAKPVEVNIRQVFLGQGKHFVNLNYEATEIAVSPVAPEVAIVARGDVYTVSLLSGATKRITKTPQAERNVSFSADGLSLVYASERHGNWDIFHSYVNDTGKSFSTSLDVREEQLSDEPVDQTQPLYSPDGKKLAYRENSNTLKVYNLEEDKHYVLLNDTQLYSYYDQDLSYAWSPDSQYLVTRNRAVYNADIVLLKADGSEAPVQITNSGFVEGEPKFSADGQMVYWLTDRNSLRDIDDWAVQSDVYVTVLNQKADYELKKSKEQKWLDREIALDKGEEGEQAMPMETQVEPRGLKHRTYRITPYSMSPRFTYLSRDNKALLVANQVGDSVEFTKIMIEDSSTEVLFTRAAEEVRAIEMEPDSETLVLIGDHGIEELHLPSGESNYVDYQAEANYDFSAEVAYIFDHAWRLTASKFYDKGLHGVDWAAYGEAYRKHLAGIRTYQDFAELLSEMSGELNASHTGAFFLDGKSGWPEQASLGLFYDDNYRGKGVRVKAVLPAGPADTYQTIIKPGSIIYSVDGQEITPEMNIYPLLDGKVGKMVRLNVLSPGEKEPQETQLVAIDLSREAELAYERWVDERKALTEQWSDGRLGYVHVPEMGPTAYERLINELFGEYNDKEGVIVDIRYNMGGNLHDQLMEVLSGTRHSAQVTRDGYQLSTFPERRWAKPSIMLANAASYSDGSIVPYFYKREGIGQLVGERVPGTGTAVLWEPQQESRLVYGVPQLGFKDDQGQWFENQEVIPDVLVYNSPEDMAKNYDRQLKVAVETLLADLDKAK
- a CDS encoding GNAT family N-acetyltransferase is translated as MEIIVRPTCVDDAQALVELYSQPKAQRETLQLPKPSVAMWKERLSNIPAGVYSYVAVVDGKVVGNIGFHHSQRPRTAHTASFGIGVHDDYHGLGIGSRLIETVTELADNWLNVHRIQIEVNSDNEKAIALYKKHGFVIEGEAVDASFRDGQFINTYIMGRIRQRAS
- a CDS encoding GNAT family N-acetyltransferase, which translates into the protein MNNVTHDEKSQRYSVHLEGEYYATLAYQLVDGVMHITSTKVPEALQGKGYGKVLMEAVLPEIERAGYKVVPICSYVKHYLQRNPRWQSLAA
- a CDS encoding flagellar brake protein; translation: MARIQGRSPSVQQSNQTHNVSTLNSTDALAMVEHGSEMTLNVTTPVGIKFLTTSKFIGSHSNNAILIEVPQISDEDLRFYFQAGFWINIKALSHRGEGAIIQFRSQISYRLGDPFPLLVLSVPSTMQVSQLRKEIRYEVNLSAKAYLGEIGVDCEIRDLSRGGCRFITTPMSRTFQVGEEVSLDIVLGKNGGVTLAPLKGKVCNLQRSTHYARYGVEFDDYGKVNAKSLLSHLTFDGTKLKLRS
- a CDS encoding Lon protease family protein: MAIQRLTADQLYSVAELEQLPCKSTKELTPIDEIVGQERAQKAVEFAMSIKEKGYNIYAIGQNGLGKRTMILRYLNRHPHDASALYDWCYVANFEDIRTPKVLKLPQGVGVRFRNDIEKLMTKLVNAMPLAFDNEMYFSRADKLKNQLAQKQEAELERISKDAKEKGISLTITTQGDYQFVAMNGEELHTEETFDALSRKEQESFGASIDELEVSLRSMVRQLTEWEEAYTEKIKKLNDDVTRDVITHFIKQLKLDYSQYPEIKTYLTELQKDIIENADIFLEESGEQGEIASAALDKKLPRRYKVNVLVSRKTDEFPIVVEETPNYHTLFGSIETATFKGTVFTDFSLIRAGSLHKANGGVLLMDAQKVLEQPYVWDGLKRALRSRQLSFTSLEKEVTLTGAVSLDPEPIPLDIKIILFGDYRTYQLLQHYDPEFSELFRVTADFEDEMKRTPESELHYARFISSVVHDNNMLHCDKKAIARIIEHSSRIVADQGKLSLHSAHIANLLRESNYVAKQSNSNMIRIGHVEEALSNQEMRVSRLKDMVMEGFINGTTLIRTEGKAVGQVNALSVISTSDHAFGAPNRITATTCYGDGEVIDIERSVDLGGSIHSKGVMILSAYLSSVFGRNARVPLTTTITFEQSYGGVDGDSASMAELCAVASAFSKQPNRQDIAITGSMNQFGESQPIGGVNEKIEGFFDVCVIKGRHPQQGVIIPRSNVHNLMLRPDIVRAVEKGEFHIWAIEHVTEAIEIFTGKRAGEPTDDGSYPIDTIFGIAQAKLNALRK
- a CDS encoding ABC transporter ATP-binding protein, which produces MSSQTILTVENLSVSFTTNDGIVDAVKSVTFQLRAGETLSIVGESGSGKSVSSSALMKLLPNNAIIHPDSSIVFEGQAILEKSEKEMRAIRGDRIGMIFQEPMTSLNPYLRVGIQVAEAIMCHRPVSPKQAKARVLELFHLVHLPNPQQAYSKFPHEFSGGQLQRIMIAMALINEPDILIADEPTTALDVTVQAEVLQLIKEIQAKMGMAILFITHDLGVVKHFADRVLVMCKGEVVEQGETATLFDNPQHDYTKMLINAIPKGSKTAVDEQAPMLLKAEDIRVQFLTKPHFIPSRCEYFEAVKGISLQLKRGETLGIVGESGSGKSTLGRALIGLLPCTGHIEFQGNDLNQISAKQRFELKKEMQMVFQDPYGSLSPRMTVGEIITEALTVHRPQMSKAERMQRAREALKEVRLEPNAINRYPHEFSGGQRQRIAIARALILEPSFILLDEPTSALDRSVQLTVIDLLKDLQQKHNIGYLFISHDLSVVKALSDRVLVMQKGEVMEQGSAEAIFHHPQSDYTKKLISASFDLDSQLKVEEVA